The following are from one region of the Candidatus Kinetoplastibacterium crithidii genome:
- the lplT gene encoding lysophospholipid transporter LplT — MKKEFYTIMAAQALSSLADNALFIAVISLIIELNGPAWVIPLMKWSFALSYVVLAPFVGIISDKFPKGHVMFYSNLIKILGCLLIIFIPTLSCDLDVKIYLISLSYSLVGIGAAIYSPAKYGIVTEILPAKMLVQGNSWIEGLTVLSIIIGTCLGGYLITPSTSNFLVNQSYLSYFANSSSEMAVFIILHIYISAAIFNLMIKKTNIIYTIKNKNTIEIFRNFYQSLLIIYKDELGRVSLFVTTVFWGASASLQLIVIKWGQIHLGYSIDQTSILMGIVAIGTIIGATAVAKYLRLSQALSTIPIGITMGLLMLLMPFIQTEMNAYLLLIVTGVLAGFFVVPMNALLQHRGYKLLSAGNSIAVQNFNEQLNILIMISFYTILVWFNVDIDNIIIIYGMIVSISMSYCLLYIHTNKKLYRKLLAILDKET; from the coding sequence TTGAAAAAAGAATTCTATACTATCATGGCTGCACAGGCTCTTTCATCCTTAGCCGACAATGCTTTGTTCATAGCTGTTATATCACTAATCATTGAACTAAATGGTCCTGCTTGGGTTATTCCGCTTATGAAATGGTCATTTGCTTTATCTTATGTCGTCCTAGCTCCATTTGTTGGCATAATATCTGATAAATTTCCAAAAGGTCATGTTATGTTTTATTCAAATCTGATTAAAATACTAGGATGCTTATTAATAATTTTTATTCCAACACTAAGTTGTGATTTAGATGTAAAAATATATTTGATATCATTATCATACAGCCTAGTAGGGATAGGTGCTGCAATATATTCTCCAGCAAAATACGGCATAGTAACTGAAATACTTCCTGCAAAAATGCTTGTGCAAGGTAATAGTTGGATTGAAGGCCTAACAGTATTATCTATAATAATAGGAACCTGTCTTGGTGGGTATTTAATTACTCCTAGCACTTCAAATTTTTTAGTCAACCAATCATACTTATCCTATTTTGCTAACTCATCATCAGAAATGGCAGTGTTTATAATATTACATATATATATATCTGCTGCTATATTTAATCTAATGATAAAAAAAACAAATATTATATATACAATAAAAAATAAAAATACAATTGAAATTTTTAGAAATTTTTATCAGAGCTTATTAATAATATATAAAGACGAATTAGGCAGAGTTTCTCTATTTGTTACAACTGTTTTTTGGGGAGCAAGTGCAAGTTTACAATTAATAGTTATTAAATGGGGCCAAATACATCTTGGATATTCTATAGACCAAACTTCTATACTGATGGGTATTGTAGCAATAGGAACAATAATAGGAGCAACAGCAGTAGCAAAATATCTCAGATTAAGTCAGGCCTTATCTACTATACCTATAGGAATAACCATGGGATTATTAATGTTATTAATGCCTTTTATACAAACAGAGATGAATGCTTATTTACTATTAATTGTCACTGGAGTATTAGCTGGTTTCTTTGTAGTCCCAATGAATGCATTGCTACAGCACAGAGGTTATAAGTTGCTTTCTGCTGGTAATTCTATTGCTGTTCAAAATTTTAATGAACAGCTAAATATACTAATTATGATAAGTTTTTATACTATTCTTGTTTGGTTTAATGTAGATATAGATAATATAATTATTATATATGGAATGATAGTAAGTATATCGATGTCTTACTGCCTATTATATATACATACAAATAAAAAATTATATAGAAAATTATTAGCAATATTAGACAAAGAAACATAA
- a CDS encoding uracil-DNA glycosylase: protein MFFYLKNKNSVSYIHRILLKEIGVRIISDKNSLDREKHKDFFLKTSNRSVENRVQDYHTDKINSNNFDILKNLVNSCKLCDLCHYRKNVVFGSGNISKGLCLIIGEAPGEQEDATGIPFVGKSGKLLDQMLNAIEIYRDRDTFITNIVKCRPPANRNPKPEELELCRPFLLEQIDFLKPNKIFVLGKFSANAVLNNSLSIRELRGKIHYFSHGNQSNNIPVVVSYHPAYLLRKPEEKSLVWDDLCLLKSI from the coding sequence ATGTTTTTTTATTTAAAGAATAAGAATTCAGTTAGTTATATACATCGTATCTTATTGAAAGAGATAGGAGTGCGTATTATTTCTGATAAAAATAGTCTAGATAGAGAAAAGCATAAGGATTTTTTTTTGAAAACATCTAATCGGTCTGTAGAAAATAGAGTTCAAGACTATCATACAGATAAAATTAATTCTAATAATTTTGACATACTAAAAAATTTAGTAAATAGTTGTAAATTATGTGATTTATGTCATTATAGGAAAAATGTAGTTTTTGGTTCAGGAAATATATCTAAAGGTTTGTGTCTAATAATAGGGGAGGCTCCTGGAGAACAGGAAGATGCTACAGGAATTCCCTTCGTAGGTAAATCAGGTAAGCTTTTGGATCAAATGCTTAATGCAATTGAAATTTATAGAGATAGAGATACTTTTATTACAAATATAGTTAAATGTAGACCTCCTGCTAATAGAAATCCAAAACCTGAAGAATTAGAATTATGTCGTCCGTTTTTGTTAGAGCAGATTGATTTTTTGAAGCCAAATAAAATTTTTGTTTTGGGAAAATTTTCTGCAAATGCTGTTTTAAACAATAGTTTAAGTATAAGAGAACTTAGGGGGAAAATTCACTACTTTTCTCATGGCAATCAATCAAATAATATTCCAGTTGTTGTAAGCTATCATCCTGCATATTTATTACGCAAACCAGAAGAAAAATCCTTGGTCTGGGATGATCTTTGTTTATTAAAGAGCATATGA
- the tsaB gene encoding tRNA (adenosine(37)-N6)-threonylcarbamoyltransferase complex dimerization subunit type 1 TsaB has product MNNKIINLLAIESSTEICSVSIIFFDLDGVIKDIISSKIPKERLPSEYIIPVIESILSETKLDKSELDAVSFDQGPGKFTGIRLSCSIAKSIGMFLKIPIIPIISLYSMAFQAQIESSNAYNIIISSIDARMNEVYIGVYLIDSFTSSNCKTLFEPALISVHDLSLWLTFHVNQWKSIYKKTNIILVGDSWRIYESALRIPKGVIHSDITNPSSDILALISKNYFLDKEKKFNDIEPVYIRNKVAFTKNELLYNNGGNPKTSSFLSEIHLSKMTISDINDVMLLDAKVQLVPWSYGNFQDCLNVGYISYVAKYKESILGFFVMMIAPDVVHLLRIAVHEDVQNIGIGSKLLDRCIQISKENRLNSIIIEVGEHNINAMNFYKKYGFSKIGKREKYYVLHNSKTESAIVMEKKLC; this is encoded by the coding sequence ATGAATAATAAGATTATTAATTTGTTAGCTATAGAGTCTTCTACAGAAATTTGTAGTGTATCTATAATATTTTTTGATTTAGATGGAGTTATTAAAGATATAATTTCATCAAAAATTCCTAAAGAAAGATTACCCTCTGAGTATATAATACCTGTTATAGAATCTATTTTATCAGAAACAAAATTAGATAAGAGTGAATTGGATGCAGTTTCATTTGACCAAGGTCCTGGTAAATTTACAGGAATCAGGTTATCTTGTAGCATTGCAAAGTCTATCGGTATGTTTTTAAAAATCCCAATTATACCTATAATCTCTTTATACTCTATGGCTTTTCAAGCACAAATAGAATCTTCAAATGCCTATAATATCATAATATCTTCTATAGATGCTAGAATGAACGAAGTATATATAGGGGTCTATTTAATAGATTCTTTTACTAGTAGTAATTGTAAAACTTTGTTTGAACCTGCCCTTATCTCTGTTCATGATCTATCATTGTGGTTAACATTTCATGTTAACCAATGGAAATCAATTTATAAAAAAACTAATATTATATTAGTTGGTGATTCATGGCGTATTTATGAATCAGCATTAAGAATACCTAAAGGTGTTATTCATTCTGATATTACTAACCCATCCTCAGATATTTTAGCTCTTATATCTAAGAATTACTTTCTTGACAAAGAAAAAAAATTTAACGATATTGAGCCTGTTTATATAAGGAATAAAGTTGCTTTTACAAAAAATGAATTGCTCTATAATAATGGAGGTAATCCTAAAACAAGTTCTTTTCTTTCAGAAATACATTTAAGCAAAATGACTATTAGCGATATTAATGATGTTATGTTGCTGGATGCTAAGGTACAATTAGTTCCTTGGTCTTATGGTAATTTTCAAGATTGTCTTAATGTTGGATATATCTCTTATGTAGCTAAGTATAAGGAAAGTATATTAGGTTTCTTTGTGATGATGATTGCTCCTGATGTTGTTCATTTATTACGTATTGCCGTTCATGAGGATGTTCAAAATATTGGTATTGGTTCTAAATTATTAGATAGGTGTATACAAATTTCTAAAGAAAATAGATTGAATAGTATTATAATAGAAGTTGGAGAGCATAATATAAATGCTATGAATTTTTACAAAAAATATGGTTTTTCTAAAATAGGTAAAAGAGAAAAATACTATGTTCTTCATAATTCTAAAACTGAAAGTGCAATTGTGATGGAAAAAAAACTATGTTAA
- a CDS encoding peroxiredoxin, which translates to MKTVGEELESFKVMGVKPGFTQHEENGVSAFEEITASSFPGKWKVIYFYPKDFTFVCPTEIMGFDKLSKEFDDRNAVLMGGSVDNEFVKLAWRREHPGLNKLSHYQFADMTGSLIDQLGVRDANAGVALRATFIVDPDNVIQHVSVNNLSVGRNPEEILRLLDGFQTKELCPCNREIGGDTL; encoded by the coding sequence ATGAAAACAGTTGGAGAAGAGTTAGAGTCATTCAAAGTAATGGGAGTAAAACCAGGATTTACACAACATGAAGAAAACGGAGTTTCTGCATTCGAAGAAATCACAGCAAGTTCATTTCCTGGCAAATGGAAAGTTATATACTTTTATCCTAAAGATTTTACATTTGTTTGTCCTACAGAAATAATGGGATTCGACAAATTATCTAAAGAATTTGATGATAGAAATGCCGTGCTTATGGGTGGTTCTGTGGATAATGAATTCGTAAAATTAGCATGGCGTAGAGAGCATCCAGGACTTAACAAACTCAGCCATTATCAATTCGCTGATATGACTGGCTCACTAATAGATCAATTAGGAGTTAGAGATGCAAATGCTGGTGTTGCCTTACGCGCTACATTTATAGTAGATCCAGACAATGTTATACAACATGTTTCTGTAAATAACCTAAGTGTTGGACGTAATCCTGAAGAAATATTAAGACTATTAGACGGTTTTCAAACTAAAGAATTGTGTCCTTGCAATAGGGAAATAGGTGGAGACACATTGTAA
- the mfd gene encoding transcription-repair coupling factor, with translation MNLHNTKNTPNIIQKLLSKLDNYKKYQYGKPYGSGLSFLLGKIKKYYKYPIILITHNSLEAQQIAEEVHILYSKLRVFNMPDWETLPYDAFSPNQSLISERLKTLYELLNNNIDILVIPINASINYISPIDFIAAYSFIYKKNDSINEENLLNQLRIANYKQVSQVVDFGEFCIRGSIIDIFPMGSSTPYRLDLLDNKIESIRTFDIETQCSTGYINSIEILPGKEFPIDEKSINYFRSKFREYFEGDPSKYSIYNDISKSNIFPGIEYYLPLFFEQKSTIFDYLQKESLFITLENINETIEQFSRDTQDRYNFLKHDIERPILKPEDLFLDQENFYKKINNFKHLSINLKQNNEFEKIPNVSILENNLNIVENIKETTREKKSKIIICVDSNNRKEIITNTLKTNSELNIVSHKNIESFFNSQDQIGITIAPINYGFKYISENLTIITENDLYPNTYNAKNYKKNKINKKNQEAHFHDIADLSIDDPVVHYQYGVGRYKGLVNMNVGKDQMEFLHLEYAKKTSLYVPITNLNLISRYIGIDPENAPLHQLGSDTWEKKYKKAIKQIYDTAAELLDIYSKRAMKKGHALLANTEDYNKFVEDFEFTETIDQEQAIQAVLKDMSLAKPMDRLVCGDVGFGKTEVALRAAFIAVSNHKQVIILCPTTLLAEQHTQTFSKRFANWPIKISELSRMKSRKEILHTISEINDGIVDIVIGTHKILSSDIKFKNLGLVIIDEEHRFGVRQKEMFKNIRSEIDVLSLTATPIPRTLSMSLEGIRDFSIITTAPQKRLPIKTFIRYQDNSILIEAIRREVRRGGQVYFLHNEISTINNKKILIEQLLPEIKVAIAHGQMLARDLENIMKNFCQKKYDVLLCTTIIENGIDIPNANTIIINRANAFGLAQLHQLRGRVGRSHHQAYAYLLISNEESITSQAKKRLDAIQNMEDLGSGFYLALHDLEIRGSGEILGESQSGNIQEIGYSLYNEMLSEAISKIKDGKEINLTNLVIPASCEINLGVTSILPSEYCPDISARLDLYKRLSHTNSEDEILKIQYEIEDRFGKLIDPAENLIITHKLRILAGQLHIKKLIIENSRIILIFENNIHTDIEKIISLIKNNANMKLGLDNKIILSNNKDFKSKINELFNILNYLNNNNYIKL, from the coding sequence GTGAATCTCCATAATACGAAAAATACTCCAAATATAATTCAAAAATTACTATCTAAATTAGATAATTATAAAAAATATCAATATGGAAAACCTTATGGTTCAGGTTTATCATTTTTATTAGGCAAGATTAAAAAATATTACAAATATCCAATTATACTAATTACACATAACTCTTTAGAAGCTCAACAAATAGCAGAAGAAGTCCACATACTCTACTCCAAATTACGCGTATTTAATATGCCAGATTGGGAAACATTACCTTATGATGCATTTTCTCCAAATCAAAGTTTAATTTCTGAAAGATTAAAAACACTTTATGAATTACTAAATAATAATATTGACATTTTAGTTATACCTATAAATGCATCTATTAATTATATCTCTCCAATTGATTTTATAGCTGCATATAGTTTTATATACAAAAAAAATGATTCCATCAATGAAGAAAACCTACTTAATCAATTAAGAATCGCTAATTATAAACAAGTTAGTCAAGTAGTAGATTTTGGTGAGTTTTGCATCAGAGGTAGTATTATAGATATCTTTCCGATGGGCTCATCAACTCCATATCGATTAGATTTATTAGATAACAAAATAGAATCTATTAGAACTTTTGATATAGAAACACAATGTAGTACTGGCTACATTAATAGCATAGAAATCCTACCAGGAAAGGAATTTCCTATCGATGAGAAATCAATTAATTACTTCCGTTCTAAATTCCGTGAATATTTTGAGGGAGATCCCTCTAAGTACTCAATATATAATGATATTAGCAAATCAAATATATTTCCAGGAATTGAATATTATTTACCATTATTTTTTGAACAAAAATCTACCATTTTTGATTATCTACAAAAAGAATCTTTATTTATAACATTGGAAAATATTAATGAAACCATAGAGCAATTCTCGAGAGATACTCAGGACCGTTATAATTTTCTAAAACATGATATAGAAAGACCTATTCTTAAACCAGAAGATCTTTTCTTAGATCAAGAAAATTTTTACAAAAAAATTAATAATTTTAAACATTTATCTATTAATTTAAAACAAAATAACGAATTCGAAAAAATCCCTAACGTTTCTATATTAGAAAATAATTTAAATATAGTAGAAAATATAAAAGAAACTACTAGAGAAAAAAAATCAAAAATTATTATATGTGTAGATTCAAATAATAGGAAAGAAATAATAACAAATACTTTAAAAACAAATTCAGAACTAAATATAGTATCCCATAAAAACATTGAATCTTTTTTTAACTCTCAAGATCAAATAGGCATAACAATTGCGCCTATAAATTATGGATTCAAATATATCTCAGAAAATTTAACTATTATTACAGAAAATGATTTGTATCCCAATACTTATAATGCAAAAAATTATAAAAAAAATAAGATCAATAAAAAAAATCAAGAAGCACACTTTCATGATATAGCTGATTTATCTATAGATGACCCTGTTGTACATTATCAATATGGTGTTGGAAGATATAAAGGATTAGTTAATATGAATGTAGGAAAAGATCAAATGGAATTCTTACATTTAGAGTATGCAAAAAAAACTAGTTTATATGTACCTATTACTAACTTAAATTTAATTTCTAGATATATAGGAATTGATCCAGAAAATGCCCCTCTACATCAATTAGGCTCAGATACATGGGAAAAGAAATATAAAAAAGCAATCAAGCAAATATATGATACAGCAGCTGAATTATTAGATATATATTCTAAAAGAGCTATGAAAAAAGGACATGCTTTATTAGCAAATACAGAAGACTATAATAAATTTGTAGAAGATTTTGAGTTTACAGAAACTATTGATCAAGAACAAGCAATCCAGGCTGTATTAAAAGATATGTCCTTAGCAAAACCAATGGATAGATTAGTATGTGGAGATGTTGGTTTTGGAAAAACAGAAGTAGCTTTGAGAGCAGCTTTCATTGCTGTTTCAAATCATAAACAGGTAATTATACTATGCCCGACAACATTATTAGCAGAACAACATACCCAAACATTTAGTAAAAGATTTGCAAATTGGCCAATAAAAATATCTGAATTATCTAGAATGAAATCACGCAAAGAAATACTTCATACTATTTCTGAAATAAACGATGGCATAGTAGACATAGTTATAGGCACACATAAAATACTATCATCAGATATTAAATTTAAAAATCTAGGTCTTGTAATAATAGATGAAGAACATAGATTTGGCGTAAGACAAAAAGAAATGTTCAAAAACATTAGATCTGAAATTGATGTATTATCACTAACTGCAACCCCTATTCCTCGTACTCTAAGTATGTCTTTAGAAGGAATAAGAGATTTTTCAATTATTACAACAGCACCACAAAAAAGACTTCCAATAAAAACTTTTATAAGATATCAAGACAATAGTATTCTTATAGAAGCTATAAGACGCGAAGTAAGACGTGGCGGACAAGTTTATTTTCTACATAATGAAATTTCTACTATAAATAACAAGAAAATTTTAATAGAACAATTATTACCAGAAATAAAAGTTGCTATTGCTCATGGTCAAATGTTGGCAAGAGATCTTGAGAATATTATGAAAAATTTTTGTCAAAAAAAATATGACGTATTACTATGTACAACCATAATAGAAAATGGTATAGATATACCAAATGCTAATACTATTATAATTAATAGAGCTAATGCTTTTGGATTAGCTCAACTACACCAATTACGAGGTAGAGTTGGACGATCTCATCATCAAGCATATGCTTATCTATTAATTTCTAATGAAGAATCAATAACTAGCCAGGCAAAAAAAAGACTTGATGCAATTCAAAATATGGAAGATCTTGGATCAGGTTTTTATTTAGCTCTTCATGATTTAGAAATTAGAGGATCTGGAGAAATTCTAGGAGAATCACAATCTGGAAATATACAAGAAATAGGATACTCACTATATAACGAAATGCTATCTGAAGCTATATCCAAAATAAAAGATGGAAAAGAAATAAACCTAACAAATTTAGTTATACCAGCATCTTGCGAAATAAATTTAGGTGTTACATCTATTTTACCATCTGAATATTGTCCTGATATATCAGCCAGATTAGACTTATATAAAAGATTATCTCATACCAATAGTGAGGATGAGATACTTAAGATTCAATATGAAATAGAAGATAGATTTGGGAAATTAATAGATCCAGCAGAAAATCTTATTATTACTCATAAACTAAGAATATTAGCTGGCCAATTACACATAAAAAAACTTATCATAGAAAACAGTCGCATTATTTTAATTTTTGAGAATAATATACATACAGATATAGAAAAAATAATCTCACTAATAAAAAATAATGCGAACATGAAGCTAGGTCTTGATAATAAAATTATCCTGTCAAACAATAAAGATTTTAAATCAAAAATCAATGAATTATTTAATATATTAAATTATTTAAACAATAACAACTATATTAAATTATAG
- the nuoN gene encoding NADH-quinone oxidoreductase subunit NuoN, translated as MINYNSFILILPEILLLCSTLIILLIDIFKRNHNITFIMSLLALFISTICLIVMQQFDFIDRIFNGSLVIDNFSQYLKILLCIITFISLIYSRAYVEDFNILSQGGDFYYLTLFSLLGQMIMVSSGNLLSIYLGLELMSLPLYAMIAMRRDYSKSIEAALKYFILGSIASAILLYGFSLVYGISNSLELVDLSAFIQGTISIEIVIFSLIFILAGLSFKLGVVPFHMWVPDVYQGSPTIITLLISTAPKIAAFAIMIRILFNSFVAFYLDWQSIIIIFSILSLAIGNIAAILQTNFKRVLAYSTISHMGFVLLGLIGVEPLEGSVAYIDSVFYIISYVITNMAIFGLLMFFSRANFDCENLDDLKGLNQVNPVMAFFMLICMLSLAGLPPFVGFYAKFSILRNLINSNHLYIAIYAILFSLIGAFYYLRVIKIVYFDNCNNNLSIIKSNNFYYSLIFKNLLIFNVLFIMIISFFPDILFNLCSKMTII; from the coding sequence ATGATTAACTATAATAGTTTTATTCTCATCCTACCTGAGATTTTATTGCTCTGCTCTACTTTGATAATACTTCTGATAGATATTTTCAAAAGAAATCATAATATTACATTTATCATGAGTTTGTTAGCATTATTTATATCGACTATTTGTCTTATAGTTATGCAACAATTTGATTTTATTGATAGAATATTTAATGGGTCATTAGTAATTGATAATTTTTCTCAATATTTAAAAATATTGCTTTGTATTATTACTTTCATTTCTCTTATTTATAGTAGAGCATATGTGGAGGATTTTAACATCCTGTCACAAGGTGGTGATTTTTATTATCTAACTTTATTTTCTTTGCTTGGTCAAATGATTATGGTTTCTTCTGGGAATCTATTATCTATCTATTTAGGGTTAGAATTAATGTCTTTACCACTATATGCGATGATTGCTATGCGTAGAGATTATTCTAAATCAATAGAAGCTGCTTTAAAATATTTTATTTTAGGTTCTATTGCATCAGCAATTTTGTTATATGGTTTTTCCTTAGTTTATGGTATTTCTAATTCTTTAGAGTTGGTTGATCTATCTGCATTTATTCAGGGTACTATTAGTATAGAAATTGTTATTTTCTCTTTAATATTTATATTAGCTGGTCTTTCTTTTAAGTTAGGTGTTGTTCCTTTTCATATGTGGGTTCCAGATGTTTATCAAGGTTCTCCTACTATAATTACGTTATTGATTAGCACAGCACCAAAAATAGCTGCTTTTGCTATTATGATAAGAATTTTATTTAATTCTTTTGTTGCTTTTTATTTAGATTGGCAATCTATAATAATAATATTCTCAATTTTATCATTAGCAATAGGCAATATAGCCGCTATATTGCAAACTAATTTTAAAAGAGTACTCGCTTACTCTACTATATCTCACATGGGATTTGTTTTGTTAGGGCTTATAGGAGTCGAACCTTTAGAAGGATCAGTTGCATATATAGATTCTGTTTTTTACATAATTAGTTATGTGATAACTAATATGGCAATTTTTGGTTTATTAATGTTTTTTTCACGTGCTAATTTTGATTGTGAAAACTTAGATGATTTAAAAGGTCTAAACCAGGTAAATCCTGTAATGGCTTTTTTTATGTTAATTTGTATGTTATCTTTAGCTGGTTTACCTCCTTTTGTAGGATTTTACGCTAAATTTTCTATTTTACGAAATTTAATAAATTCTAATCATTTATATATTGCTATTTATGCTATTTTATTTTCTTTGATTGGAGCTTTTTATTATTTAAGAGTTATTAAAATCGTTTATTTTGATAACTGTAATAATAATTTATCTATTATCAAATCAAACAATTTTTATTATTCTCTAATTTTTAAGAATTTATTAATTTTTAATGTATTATTTATTATGATTATAAGTTTTTTTCCTGATATTTTATTTAATCTATGCTCTAAGATGACTATAATTTAA
- a CDS encoding NADH-quinone oxidoreductase subunit M: MSYTSIPWLSLSIFTPIIFGLIILVVDTRNQLYIKLISLFGSLISFFIVLSIYNLFEVTNSLFQFEENYSWIETFNINYHLGIDGISLWFLILNSFMTVIVILSSWESIKNNILQYFAAFLILSGLINGVFVSLDGILFYVFFETTLIPMYLIIGIWGGPNRFYASFKFFLYTLLGSLLMFIALIYLRNISNSSEITNWYSTNICYVDQVFIFMAFWLAFAVKIPMWPVHTWLPDAHVEAPTGGSIILASIMLKLGAYGFLRFSLPILPDASKGMSMLMISLSLIAIIYIGFIAIAQKDMKKLIAYSSIAHMGFVTLGIFLFNKAGMEGAILQMISHGFVSTAMFFSIGVLYDRAHSRLISDYSGLVNIMPTFVTFFIFFSMANSGLPGTSGFVGEFFVIMGSIKYNFVVGILTAFSLVLSASYSLWLVKRIAFGKVNSSVASNDLSDINKREFFIFTLLAILILIMGIYPKIFTDVIHLPVEILLDQLSTTKI, encoded by the coding sequence ATGTCTTATACATCTATTCCTTGGCTTTCTTTATCTATTTTTACTCCAATAATTTTTGGTCTTATTATTTTGGTTGTAGATACACGTAATCAGCTTTATATTAAGTTGATATCATTATTTGGCTCTTTAATTAGTTTTTTTATTGTTTTATCTATATATAATTTATTTGAAGTAACTAACTCTTTGTTTCAATTCGAGGAAAATTATTCTTGGATAGAAACATTTAATATAAATTATCATTTAGGTATAGATGGCATATCATTATGGTTCCTAATACTAAACTCCTTTATGACAGTTATAGTAATTTTATCTTCTTGGGAATCTATAAAGAATAATATCTTACAGTATTTTGCTGCATTTCTGATTTTATCAGGTTTAATTAATGGAGTTTTTGTTTCACTAGATGGTATATTATTTTATGTATTTTTTGAAACTACTTTAATTCCTATGTATCTAATTATAGGTATATGGGGAGGACCTAATCGTTTTTATGCTTCTTTTAAATTCTTTTTATATACTTTATTAGGTTCTTTGTTAATGTTTATTGCGTTAATTTATTTACGTAATATTTCTAATTCTTCTGAAATTACTAATTGGTATTCAACAAATATTTGTTATGTTGACCAAGTGTTTATTTTTATGGCATTTTGGTTAGCTTTCGCTGTAAAAATACCTATGTGGCCAGTCCACACATGGTTGCCTGATGCTCATGTAGAGGCTCCTACTGGTGGATCTATTATTCTGGCTTCTATTATGCTTAAATTGGGTGCTTATGGTTTTCTGCGTTTTTCATTGCCTATATTACCTGATGCATCTAAAGGTATGTCTATGTTGATGATATCATTATCTTTAATAGCTATTATATATATAGGATTTATTGCTATAGCACAAAAAGATATGAAGAAATTAATAGCTTATTCTTCAATTGCTCACATGGGTTTTGTTACGTTAGGTATATTTTTATTTAATAAAGCAGGGATGGAAGGTGCTATTTTACAAATGATTTCTCATGGTTTTGTTTCTACTGCGATGTTTTTTTCTATAGGGGTTTTATATGATAGAGCTCATTCTAGACTAATATCTGATTATAGTGGTCTAGTCAATATTATGCCTACATTTGTAACATTTTTTATATTTTTTTCTATGGCAAATTCTGGCTTGCCAGGTACTAGTGGTTTTGTGGGTGAGTTTTTTGTTATTATGGGCTCAATAAAATATAATTTTGTAGTGGGTATATTAACAGCTTTTTCTTTAGTTCTTAGTGCATCTTATTCTTTATGGTTAGTTAAAAGAATTGCTTTTGGCAAAGTTAATAGTAGTGTTGCTTCTAATGATTTATCAGATATTAATAAAAGAGAGTTTTTTATATTTACTTTATTAGCAATATTAATTTTAATTATGGGGATTTATCCAAAAATATTTACAGATGTAATTCATCTTCCAGTAGAAATTTTATTAGATCAATTATCTACAACAAAAATATAA